In one window of Musa acuminata AAA Group cultivar baxijiao chromosome BXJ3-2, Cavendish_Baxijiao_AAA, whole genome shotgun sequence DNA:
- the LOC135631266 gene encoding protein S40-4-like, with protein sequence MAGRRQQQAMKHAAHRLFASPAAVAASGTDADEFDESDVWGCPVEPRRAELSKPVPSPARKKSDHEGGDRTAASSLPVDIPDWPKRLGNCTGSSHSSTRGWWAEQADDDDEGSAAAGQVVPPHELLWRGRVASFSVHEGVGRTLKGRDLSRVRDAIWEKTGFQD encoded by the coding sequence ATGGCAGGGCGAAGGCAGCAGCAGGCCATGAAGCACGCGGCGCACCGCCTCTTCGCATCACCGGCCGCCGTCGCCGCCTCCGGAACAGACGCCGACGAGTTCGACGAGTCCGACGTCTGGGGATGCCCTGTCGAGCCGCGCCGCGCCGAGCTGTCCAAGCCGGTGCCCTCCCCTGCGCGGAAGAAGAGTGACCACGAGGGAGGAGATCGCACCGCCGCCTCCTCTCTGCCGGTGGACATACCGGACTGGCCCAAGAGACTCGGAAACTGCACCGGCAGCAGCCACAGCAGCACCAGGGGTTGGTGGGCGGAGCAGGCGGATGACGACGACGAGGGGAGCGCGGCGGCGGGGCAGGTGGTCCCGCCTCACGAGCTGCTGTGGCGGGGCCGGGTGGCCTCGTTCTCCGTCCACGAGGGAGTCGGCCGGACCCTCAAGGGCCGCGACCTCAGCCGGGTTCGCGATGCCATATGGGAGAAGACCGGTTTCCAGGACTGA